The Candidatus Dormiibacterota bacterium nucleotide sequence GCTTCTCGATGAACTCCTTGAACCGCTCCAGGTCCTTCTCGATGCGGCGGCCGAGCACGCCGAGGGCGTCACCCACGGTCTCCACCACCCCCTGGGGCTCGGTCTCCATCAGCAGCACCACCCGGGTGGTGCCGTCGTCGATGCGGTGGAAGTCGACGGCGCCGCTGTTGGGCTGGCCGGAGGTGCTCCGCCAGGCGATGCGGACGTCGGGGATCTGCTCGGTGATCCGGGCGTCCCACTCCGTCTCCCTGCCGCCGATCCTCGCCTTCCAGTGGAGGGTGGTGTCGCCCTTCTGGACGACGCTCTCGACCCCCTCCATGAACTGGGGGAAGCTCTCGAACTGGGTCCACTGGTTGTAGGCGGTGCTGACCGGGACGCTGACGTCGATCGACTTGCACATGCTGGCCATGGTTCTCGGGTGCCTCCTGGGGAACGTGCGTTGCTAGTGGTCGACGATCAATAAACATGATATCGACGCTGCACCCTATGGCGCCCCCGCGGCGGGCCCGTCCCGATCAGTCGCGACGGCGGAAGCCGTACACCCCGAGGCCGAGCATGACCGCGCCGAAGCCGAGCAGGAGGGCGGCCTCGGCGAGCACCGGGACGGTGTGGCCGGCGATGCTCACGGCGGCGACCTGGTCGAGCATCCCCTGGGGCACGCCGGCGCCGGCGAGCAGCACGTGGCGCACCGGGGCGATCCCGTAGGCGACCGGGTCGAGGCGGGTGAGAACGGTCATCCAGCCGGGCAGCCCGTTGAGCGGGAACAGCGCGCCGCTGAGGAAGAACATCGGCATCAGCAGCAGGTTCATCACCATCTGGAAGCCCTGCATCGAGCGCATCCGCGCCGCCAGCGCCACCCCGAGCGCGCTCAGCGAGAACGCGAGGATGAAGAGCAGCGGGATCGCCTCGAGGACGCTGACCAGGCTGAGGTGCACCCCGGCGACGGGGGCGAAGGCGAGCATCACCATCCC carries:
- a CDS encoding SRPBCC family protein, whose translation is MASMCKSIDVSVPVSTAYNQWTQFESFPQFMEGVESVVQKGDTTLHWKARIGGRETEWDARITEQIPDVRIAWRSTSGQPNSGAVDFHRIDDGTTRVVLLMETEPQGVVETVGDALGVLGRRIEKDLERFKEFIEKRGSETGAWRGEVPAAHNR
- a CDS encoding ABC transporter permease, translating into MSVLQGARVTRGSGVWAGTARAIYVIWYRDLVRYTRDRVRLVISLAQPLLYLLVFGVGLSSSLGGGGRGMLGAAAAPGAVGYVRFMFPGVVGMAILFTAIFSAMSIVWDREFGFLREILVAPINRSAVAIGKALGGATQSMIQGMVMLAFAPVAGVHLSLVSVLEAIPLLFILAFSLSALGVALAARMRSMQGFQMVMNLLLMPMFFLSGALFPLNGLPGWMTVLTRLDPVAYGIAPVRHVLLAGAGVPQGMLDQVAAVSIAGHTVPVLAEAALLLGFGAVMLGLGVYGFRRRD